One genomic window of Camelina sativa cultivar DH55 chromosome 5, Cs, whole genome shotgun sequence includes the following:
- the LOC104787817 gene encoding conserved oligomeric Golgi complex subunit 5-like: MALPPSSPSSSPSLQRLSTFKNPPPSSLSSGAPPPQQPPSSSPLDSFATDRILSPFLSSSFSSATFSSKALASGSPASTAERLHQAIALLDAQLRNDVISRHPELLAQLSSLSHADISLSSLRSSVSSLQSSIRRVRSDLSEPVRSIRSKSVQLSNLHSAAELLSHSVRTLRLSKKLRDLTDSPDPDKIDLTKAAQLHFEILTMCKEYDLFGIDVIDEEIKFVTEIGEKLRSEAMKVLERGMEGLNQAEVGTGLQVFYNLGELKPTVDQLVNKYKGMAVKSVSVAMDMKAISSGSGGGYGPGGIRSSGAPHIGGGAKVREALWQRMASCMEQLYSLVVAVWHLQRVLSKKRDPFTHVLLLDEVIKEGDSMLTDRVWDALVKAFTSQMKSAYTASSFVKEIFTMGYPKLVAMIENLLERISFNTDVKGVLPAINLERKEQMVACIAIFQTAFLSLCFGRLSDLVNSIFPMSSRGSLPSKDQISQVLSHIQDEIEAVHPDARLTLLVLREIGKALNNLAQRAECQISTGPETRQISGPATSTQIRNFTLCQHLQGIHTHISSMVADLPSIAADVLSPNLAAIYDAACEPVTPLFKAMRDQLESCILQIHDQNFGVDDADMDNNASSYMEELQRSILHFRSEFLSRLLPSAATANTAGTESICTRLARQMASRVLIFYIRHASLVRPLSEWGKLRMAKDMAELELAVGQNLFPVEQLGAPYRALRAFRPLIFLETSQMGSSPLIQDLPPSIVLHHLYTRGPDELESPMQKNRLSPKQYSLWLDNQREDQIWKGVKATLDDYAVKIRSRGDKEFSPVYPLMLQIGSSLTQENL, encoded by the exons ATGGCACTACCTCCTTCgtctccttcatcttctccatctcttcaACGTCTCTCCACCTTCAAAAACCCTCCTCCTTCTTCACTCTCCTCCGGCGCACCACCGCCGCAACAACCACCGTCTTCTTCGCCGCTCGATTCTTTCGCCACCGATCGAATCCTCTCCCCgtttctctcctcttccttctcctccgcAACTTTCTCCTCCAAAGCTCTCGCTTCTGGATCTCCCGCTTCCACCGCCGAGCGTCTCCACCAAGCCATCGCCCTCCTCGATGCTCAGCTCCGTAATGACGTCATCTCTCGTCACCCTGAATTGCTTGCTcagctctcttctctttcccacgccgatatctctctctcttctctccgaTCCTCAGTCTCTTCACTCCAATCTTCAATTCGCCGTGTTAGATCCGATCTATCTGAACCGGTCCGGTCGATCCGATCCAAATCCGTTCAGCTATCTAATCTTCACTCAGCCGCTGAGTTACTCTCTCACTCCGTTCGTACGCTTCGTCTCTCCAAGAAGCTTCGAGATCTAACGGATTCTCCCGATCCAGATAAGATCGATCTCACCAAAGCTGCACAGCTTCATTTCGAGATCTTAACCATGTGTAAAGAGTACGATCTCTTCGGCATTGATGTTATTGATGAGGAAATCAAGTTTGTTACTGAGATTGGGGAGAAATTGAGGTCTGAAGCCATGAAGGTGTTGGAGAGAGGCATGGAAGGGTTGAATCAAGCTGAGGTTGGGACTGGTCTGCAAGTTTTCTATAACCTTGGAGAGCTCAAGCCTACGGTGGATCAATTGGTGAATAAGTATAAGGGAATGGCTGTGAAGAGTGTAAGCGTTGCTATGGACATGAAGGCTATATCTTCTGGCTCAGGTGGTGGTTACGGGCCTGGTGGGATTAGGTCTAGCGGAGCACCACACATTGGTGGCGGTGCTAAAGTAAGGGAGGCGTTGTGGCAGAGGATGGCTAGTTGTATGGAACAGTTGTATTCACTTGTAGTTGCTGTGTGGCACTTGCAGCGTGTACTGTCCAAGAAGAGGGATCCATTTACTCATgtccttcttcttgacgaaGTCATCAAG GAAGGTGATTCTATGTTAACCGACAGAGTCTGGGATGCACTTGTGAAGGCGTTTACTAGCCAAATGAAGTCTGCGTACACAGCTTCGAGCTTTGTAAAAGAAATATTCACAATGGGATATCCAAAGCTCGTTGCTATGATAGAAAATCTTCTTGAAAGGATTTCTTTCAACACGGATGTGAAGGGAGTGTTACCTGCTATTAATTTAGAAAGGAAAGAACAAATGGTTGCATGCATTGCAATATTCCAGACTGCATTCTTATCCCTATGCTTTGGCCGCTTGTCAGACCTTGTGAACTCCATATTCCCTATGTCGAGCCGTGGGAGTTTACCTTCAAAAGATCAGATCTCACAGGTATTATCACACATTCAAGATGAGATTGAGGCTGTTCATCCAGATGCTCGTTTGACTCTTCTAGTTTTGCGTGAGATAGGAAAGGCCCTTAATAACCTAGCTCAACGAGCTGAGTGCCAG ATTTCTACAGGCCCTGAGACGCGCCAGATATCAGGTCCTGCAACATCAACACAGATCAGGAACTTCACATTATGTCAGCATTTACAAGGAATCCACACACATATCTCATCCATGGTAGCAGACCTTCCTAGCATTGCTGCTGATGTATTGTCTCCTAATCTGGCTGCAATCTATGATGCGGCATGTGAGCCAGTTACACCTTTATTTAAAGCTATGCGAGACCAGCTCGAGTCATGCATTCTTCAAATCCATGATCAAAACTTTGGTGTTGATGATGCTGACATGGACAACAACGCTTCCTCATACATGGAGGAGTTGCAGAGATCGATTCTTCACTTCCGCAGTGAGTTCCTATCTAGACTATTGCCTTCCGCAGCGACCGCTAACACTGCAGGGACAGAATCGATCTGCACTAGACTTGCAAGACAAATGGCTTCAAGGGTTTTGATCTTCTACATCAGACATGCTTCCCTTGTGCGGCCACTTTCAGAATGGGGAAAACTTAGGATGGCCAAAGACATGGCCGAGCTGGAACTAGCAGTGGGACAGAATTTGTTTCCCGTGGAACAACTCGGAGCACCGTACAGAGCTCTTAGAGCGTTTAGGCCGTTGATTTTCCTGGAAACATCACAAATGGGATCATCTCCTCTCATCCAGGATCTACCACCGAGTATCGTCCTACATCATCTCTATACAAGAGGCCCAGACGAGTTAGAATCACCAATGCAAAAGAACAGACTGAGTCCTAAGCAGTACTCACTGTGGCTTGATAACCAAAGAGAGGATCAGATCTGGAAGGGTGTTAAAGCAACTTTGGATGATTATGCAGTGAAGATCAGGTCGAGAGGGGACAAAGAGTTCAGTCCAGTTTATCCTCTAATGCTTCAAATTGGATCGTCTTTGACACAAGAAAACTTATAA